In Candidatus Cohnella colombiensis, one DNA window encodes the following:
- a CDS encoding toxic anion resistance protein: MSFSMDVVKPEEIRSTIEAEVKPEPEEVQQLKALAANNVSLILEMDIESVEKRQEVLQSIDRFGMNSMRSSSEKNSLLQVSVGNLSKTGDEGGQVAKGLTELQLQLKDLDPSVVDFAKSGFLGKFFNPLRTYFAKYQKADSMISDIITSLDKGKTVLKNDNTTLEFEQQALRELTKKLQKEIQLGVLMDEEIESQIEAAKSRNETEDKIRFITEEVLFPLRQRVMDLQQMMVVNQQGIMAIEVVIRNNKELIRGVDRARNVTFSALKISVTVASALYNQRIVLKKIELLNHTTDTLISGTSKMLKDQGAAIHKQSLETSISVDTLKQAFTDVLSALDSISTYKQEALPKMRETINQFRELADSGEQQIQRLEKGHKLGL; the protein is encoded by the coding sequence TTGTCATTTTCAATGGATGTCGTCAAACCTGAAGAAATTCGCTCAACGATTGAAGCAGAGGTAAAGCCTGAGCCTGAAGAAGTACAACAGCTTAAAGCATTAGCCGCAAACAATGTGTCATTGATTCTTGAAATGGACATCGAGTCCGTCGAAAAAAGGCAAGAGGTATTGCAATCGATTGATCGATTCGGAATGAACTCGATGCGGTCATCTTCAGAAAAAAATTCACTCCTGCAAGTTTCAGTCGGAAATTTATCGAAGACAGGCGATGAGGGTGGTCAAGTCGCCAAAGGATTAACCGAGCTACAGCTTCAATTGAAGGATTTGGATCCAAGTGTAGTGGATTTTGCCAAGAGTGGTTTTCTAGGTAAGTTTTTCAATCCTTTGCGAACTTATTTTGCCAAGTACCAAAAAGCAGATTCTATGATCTCAGATATTATTACATCCTTAGATAAAGGGAAGACCGTCTTAAAAAATGACAACACCACATTGGAGTTTGAGCAACAGGCGCTACGGGAGCTTACGAAAAAACTGCAAAAGGAAATTCAACTGGGTGTGCTCATGGATGAAGAAATTGAGTCTCAGATTGAAGCTGCAAAATCGCGGAATGAAACTGAGGATAAGATCCGATTCATCACAGAGGAAGTATTGTTTCCGCTGCGCCAACGTGTCATGGACCTGCAACAAATGATGGTCGTCAATCAACAGGGGATTATGGCAATAGAAGTCGTTATTCGAAATAACAAAGAACTCATCAGAGGTGTAGATCGAGCTAGGAATGTGACCTTTTCGGCACTAAAAATTTCTGTAACCGTCGCAAGTGCGCTTTACAATCAAAGAATTGTTTTAAAGAAGATCGAACTGCTCAATCATACGACTGACACTCTTATTAGCGGCACTTCAAAAATGCTAAAGGATCAAGGCGCTGCCATACACAAGCAATCGCTTGAAACGAGTATTTCTGTTGATACGCTAAAGCAGGCTTTCACAGATGTGTTATCCGCTCTCGATTCTATCAGCACCTATAAACAGGAGGCACTGCCGAAGATGCGAGAGACAATTAATCAGTTCAGGGAACTGGCAGATTCGGGAGAACAACAAATACAGCGCTTGGAAAAGGGCCACAAGCTGGGGTTATAA
- the fabF gene encoding beta-ketoacyl-ACP synthase II, giving the protein MKQRVVVTGMGCVTPIGLDKTSTWINAMDGVSGIQTISNDRTDELPVKLVAEIKDFQPLLYMDVKEARRTDRFVQLAIAAADEAVQDSGLVIGHNADPLRTGVWLGSGVGGIMTFEKGMRDVLQHGYGRVSPFALTMFLPNMASSRIAIRTGARGITGCTVSACASGSQSIGEAFRAIQRGDAEVMITGGAEAPICSIGLASFSAMRALSLQTEPSQGSRPFDKRRDGFVMGEGAGVLILESWEHAKARGARIYAELSGYGSCGEGYHIAAPRPDGSDWARAITLAMEDASLTSDEIQYINAHGTSTHLNDLIETNAIKTAFGQYAYDVSISSTKSMTGHLLGASGAVEAILSILSLRDNIIPPTINYKEQDDDLDLNYTPVVSRQRQVDTVMSNTFAFGGHNAVLIFSKIG; this is encoded by the coding sequence ATGAAACAAAGAGTGGTAGTTACAGGGATGGGTTGCGTTACACCAATTGGTTTAGACAAGACATCCACCTGGATTAATGCGATGGACGGCGTTTCGGGTATCCAGACGATTTCGAATGATCGCACAGATGAATTGCCAGTTAAGCTTGTCGCAGAAATTAAGGATTTTCAACCTTTATTGTATATGGACGTTAAAGAAGCGAGAAGAACCGACCGTTTTGTACAGCTTGCAATTGCTGCAGCCGATGAAGCTGTACAGGATAGTGGCCTAGTTATCGGACATAATGCAGACCCTCTCCGTACAGGAGTGTGGTTAGGCAGTGGAGTTGGCGGCATAATGACCTTCGAGAAGGGGATGCGAGATGTATTGCAGCATGGCTATGGACGCGTGTCTCCATTTGCACTGACGATGTTCCTTCCTAACATGGCATCAAGCCGTATTGCCATTCGAACAGGTGCTAGAGGAATTACGGGCTGTACAGTATCGGCATGTGCATCGGGATCTCAGTCCATAGGTGAAGCATTCAGAGCAATCCAAAGGGGTGATGCAGAGGTCATGATTACGGGTGGTGCAGAAGCTCCAATCTGCTCTATCGGATTAGCCTCGTTTTCCGCGATGCGAGCTTTGTCCTTACAGACAGAGCCCTCGCAAGGGAGTCGCCCATTTGACAAAAGACGCGACGGATTCGTAATGGGAGAAGGTGCTGGCGTTCTCATATTGGAATCATGGGAGCACGCTAAAGCCCGCGGAGCACGAATTTATGCTGAGCTAAGTGGTTATGGATCCTGCGGAGAAGGTTATCATATCGCTGCTCCGCGTCCTGACGGAAGTGATTGGGCAAGAGCGATAACGTTAGCGATGGAAGATGCTTCGTTAACCTCAGATGAGATTCAGTATATCAATGCTCATGGCACAAGTACGCATCTCAATGATTTGATCGAAACGAATGCCATTAAAACCGCATTTGGGCAATATGCTTACGATGTAAGTATCAGCTCTACGAAATCGATGACCGGTCATCTCCTTGGGGCATCGGGTGCAGTGGAAGCGATCTTGTCCATTCTCTCACTAAGAGATAACATTATACCACCAACAATCAATTATAAGGAGCAGGATGATGATCTGGATTTGAATTACACGCCTGTTGTGTCTAGACAGAGGCAAGTGGATACGGTTATGTCGAATACGTTTGCCTTCGGTGGACATAACGCCGTACTGATTTTTAGCAAAATCGGATGA
- a CDS encoding VWA domain-containing protein: MASKARATVVLGVIAIVVFVLVYAGISVTSNWGKTETQITSEDAAKQLEKLYKNINVTTAQQIKGQIDLDPVVVADSLPDISKFSISVPNTTDHFIEILSSTEKSGTGNDGWLNEVADAFNQANIVVNGNAVSVKIRNIASGTATDYIRSGKYVPDAFTPSNELWGEIVKAQGIPIELVSKRLVGNVAGVVITKKKYDEIVEKYGSINVKTITDAIADNELAMGYTDPFASSTGLNFLVTALATFDNTNLLSEKAITGFEKFQANVPFLASTTLQMRDAAKTGMLDAFVLEYQTYLNAADLKSGYVFTPFGVRHDSPLYAIGDISQDKRDIVKEFAKFVTKAENQRLAEEKGFNGLEEYKSELPAADGTVLSDAQKLWKEKKNGSKTIAAIFLADVSGSMNGEPLTRLKESLLTGQKFLGRDNSIGFVSYSSDVTINLPIGKYDTNQQSMFVGAVNSLQANGGTATFDGIVVAIKLLQDEIALHPDVKPLIFVLSDGDTNEGHSLKDIKGLIETYKIPIYTIGYNANIQALQSISSLNEAASINADTDDVVYKISNLLNVQM; this comes from the coding sequence ATGGCAAGTAAGGCTAGAGCGACAGTCGTATTAGGGGTAATAGCAATTGTCGTGTTTGTGCTCGTGTATGCCGGGATCAGTGTGACATCCAATTGGGGGAAAACTGAAACTCAAATAACCTCCGAAGATGCAGCCAAACAACTGGAAAAGCTCTATAAAAATATCAATGTTACGACCGCGCAGCAAATTAAAGGTCAAATTGACCTAGATCCTGTTGTCGTTGCTGATTCATTGCCTGATATCTCAAAATTTTCGATATCGGTACCGAATACGACGGATCATTTTATTGAAATATTATCCTCGACGGAAAAGTCAGGAACGGGCAACGATGGTTGGTTAAACGAAGTTGCCGATGCTTTCAACCAAGCCAACATCGTTGTGAACGGGAATGCGGTATCCGTCAAAATTCGAAACATTGCATCGGGTACAGCTACTGATTATATCCGATCAGGCAAGTATGTTCCGGATGCCTTCACGCCTTCTAATGAACTATGGGGAGAGATCGTCAAAGCACAAGGGATCCCGATCGAACTTGTCTCGAAGCGTCTTGTTGGCAATGTCGCTGGTGTTGTGATTACGAAGAAAAAATATGATGAGATAGTAGAAAAGTACGGTTCAATCAATGTGAAGACGATTACGGATGCGATTGCTGATAATGAATTAGCTATGGGCTATACAGATCCATTCGCTAGTTCAACCGGCTTGAACTTTTTAGTGACAGCTCTTGCAACTTTTGATAATACGAATCTTCTAAGCGAGAAGGCGATTACTGGGTTTGAAAAATTTCAAGCAAACGTTCCATTTCTTGCCTCGACCACTTTGCAAATGCGAGATGCAGCGAAAACAGGAATGCTTGATGCATTTGTTTTAGAATACCAAACCTACCTCAATGCAGCTGACCTTAAATCAGGTTATGTATTCACTCCTTTTGGAGTTAGACATGACAGCCCATTGTACGCCATCGGCGATATCTCTCAAGATAAGCGCGATATTGTAAAAGAGTTTGCAAAGTTTGTAACGAAAGCTGAAAATCAACGTCTTGCTGAAGAAAAAGGCTTTAATGGACTTGAAGAATATAAGTCTGAGCTACCAGCCGCTGATGGAACAGTATTATCAGACGCACAAAAGCTGTGGAAGGAAAAGAAAAATGGAAGCAAAACAATCGCCGCCATATTTCTCGCAGATGTATCAGGGAGCATGAATGGTGAACCACTCACACGACTGAAGGAATCTCTATTAACCGGGCAAAAGTTTTTGGGGAGAGACAATAGCATCGGATTCGTTTCATATTCCAGTGACGTTACGATCAATCTTCCGATTGGGAAGTATGACACGAATCAACAGTCCATGTTCGTCGGAGCTGTCAACAGTCTTCAAGCGAACGGCGGTACAGCAACCTTTGACGGAATTGTAGTTGCAATTAAGCTGCTTCAAGATGAAATTGCACTTCACCCAGACGTAAAACCACTGATCTTTGTTTTAAGCGATGGTGATACAAATGAGGGGCATTCGCTTAAGGATATAAAGGGACTCATTGAAACTTACAAAATTCCCATATACACGATTGGTTATAACGCCAATATTCAAGCGCTTCAAAGTATATCTAGCCTGAATGAAGCTGCGAGTATTAACGCCGATACAGACGATGTCGTATACAAAATCAGCAACTTGCTCAATGTTCAAATGTAG
- a CDS encoding type III polyketide synthase: MEHLSIMGIGTAVPAYCLDQEDAVRRMKQALKDRPEDAKWMHRIFTHCGVNTRYTCEPNLLERADLCRYVPTTQDTNIPTTDERMSIYQKESVGLALEAAQKALEDSGNHPSDITHLITVSCTGLFLPGLDAELSWHLDLRSDVQRIPLTFMGCAAGLTALRVSEQIVRSNPNATVLVVTVELCSLHIQPSFEKEQLFTAAFFGDGASACVVGTADLANKGMLTIHKAQEVIIPNTSTKMKWTVGNYGFQLQLSPEIPRIIAKEVPDVFRLFWEDESLPDLWAIHPGGRGIIDSLQASFDLTDAQTESSRSILHRYGNMSSATILFVLADIRQRLLDNAEGDKDGIALAFGPGITAELIRFSYHP, translated from the coding sequence TTGGAACATCTATCCATTATGGGCATAGGCACAGCCGTACCGGCTTATTGTCTGGATCAAGAAGACGCTGTGCGCCGAATGAAGCAAGCTTTGAAGGATCGTCCTGAAGATGCGAAATGGATGCATCGAATTTTTACTCATTGCGGTGTGAATACACGATATACATGTGAACCCAACCTTCTTGAACGTGCGGATCTTTGCCGTTATGTTCCCACGACACAGGATACCAATATCCCAACGACTGATGAACGTATGTCCATCTATCAGAAAGAATCTGTTGGATTGGCGCTAGAAGCAGCTCAAAAGGCACTTGAAGACAGCGGGAATCACCCAAGCGATATTACACATCTGATTACAGTAAGTTGCACGGGTTTATTTCTTCCAGGGCTCGATGCAGAGCTGAGCTGGCACCTTGATCTTCGTAGTGATGTACAACGAATTCCGTTAACTTTTATGGGCTGCGCTGCTGGCTTGACTGCACTACGGGTTTCAGAACAGATCGTTCGAAGTAATCCGAACGCGACAGTGCTCGTAGTTACAGTGGAATTGTGCAGTCTACATATCCAACCTTCTTTTGAAAAAGAACAACTCTTTACCGCTGCATTTTTCGGTGACGGTGCTTCAGCATGTGTAGTCGGGACGGCGGATCTTGCAAACAAGGGTATGTTAACGATCCACAAAGCCCAAGAGGTCATCATTCCGAATACTTCAACAAAAATGAAATGGACAGTCGGAAATTACGGCTTTCAACTGCAGCTTTCTCCAGAGATACCGCGTATCATCGCTAAAGAAGTGCCGGATGTATTTCGTTTGTTCTGGGAAGATGAGTCATTGCCAGATTTATGGGCGATTCATCCAGGAGGTAGAGGGATTATCGATTCTCTTCAAGCAAGTTTCGATCTTACTGATGCACAAACGGAATCTAGTAGATCGATCCTACACCGATATGGCAATATGTCCTCAGCCACCATTTTGTTTGTGCTGGCTGACATAAGACAACGCTTGCTCGACAATGCGGAAGGCGATAAAGATGGCATCGCGCTAGCATTCGGACCCGGTATCACAGCTGAATTGATCCGCTTTTCGTATCATCCATGA
- a CDS encoding tyrosine-type recombinase/integrase, translating into MYRNHIVEEVYSLQLEAFTIWMKQSGYSLTTEKEYLREVRDYLSTLNEIPIQQSKKMNVVAFLVSKQRTSGDKTRNRTLSAIRSFYTALIDFELTTTNPALEVKKSKTEKHRNPVYLDQSELEKVLTYVEGRYRDRNLALFLLMAYCGLRVGEVHRINLSHFKKGKGTLEVLGKGRKWNEIPLPPLLIQYLTKVEEERIQPYREKEEAMFVSQKGRRLSIRQIQKIITQVFEGYKKKHPYNADLKLSCHKLRHSFATMLLNHNVDIRVVKELLGHASIETTMIYTHINDEQKRSAMTMINIPQT; encoded by the coding sequence ATGTATAGAAATCACATCGTAGAAGAGGTTTATTCGTTACAACTTGAAGCATTCACAATTTGGATGAAGCAATCAGGTTATTCACTAACAACAGAAAAAGAGTATTTGAGAGAAGTTCGAGACTATTTAAGCACATTAAATGAAATACCCATACAACAATCGAAGAAGATGAACGTTGTCGCGTTTTTAGTATCTAAACAGAGAACGTCGGGAGACAAAACGAGAAATCGCACTTTGTCAGCGATCAGATCCTTCTATACTGCACTAATCGATTTTGAGCTCACAACGACAAACCCGGCATTAGAAGTGAAAAAATCTAAAACAGAGAAGCATAGAAATCCAGTATATTTGGATCAATCAGAGCTTGAGAAAGTACTCACTTATGTTGAAGGACGTTATCGTGATCGCAATTTAGCGTTATTTCTTCTTATGGCATATTGCGGTTTGCGAGTAGGTGAAGTTCATCGGATTAATCTATCACACTTTAAGAAGGGTAAAGGGACTTTAGAGGTGCTTGGAAAGGGGAGAAAGTGGAATGAAATTCCACTGCCACCTCTATTAATCCAATATCTCACGAAAGTTGAAGAGGAGCGAATTCAGCCGTACCGTGAAAAGGAAGAAGCGATGTTCGTCTCTCAGAAGGGAAGAAGGCTCTCGATCCGACAAATTCAAAAAATCATTACACAAGTATTCGAAGGATATAAGAAGAAGCATCCATATAATGCTGATTTGAAGCTGTCTTGTCACAAGCTTCGTCACTCCTTCGCGACGATGCTACTGAATCATAATGTGGACATCCGTGTCGTAAAAGAGCTTCTTGGTCACGCTTCAATCGAAACGACGATGATCTATACTCATATTAATGATGAACAAAAGCGTAGTGCCATGACGATGATTAATATTCCGCAAACATGA
- a CDS encoding NAD(P)/FAD-dependent oxidoreductase yields the protein MRTDFDAIVIGAGVAGSSMAISLARQGWQVALIDKDSFPRHKACGEFLSPESIVSLKALELDSVIDEFRPPVITTACLHTESVSLSIALPGTAIGLSRYSLDSWLQQKAFEIGVQVYTGSTVSAIVETIIGYVVEISSKEGRVQLSSRTVIAAWGRRPLNRLQAASQKSSSRTYIGIKSHFTCSDCEPIVDLYFFQGGYFGISPIEGGRLNVAALLTHDTFHTLGSPNSVQRIMEYAAKQIPALHSRLESIDLVPGTQAATSPVIIRPQPIAWNEIACIGDAVAVIPPFCGDGMSMALRSVELCSPLANAYLRGDCTKTEWRNTYTEQIKHQFSNPLRWGRILDRLLTNRKLSPILLRLGTFAPGIAEKMVRATRVRG from the coding sequence ATGAGAACTGACTTTGACGCCATCGTGATCGGAGCAGGCGTTGCCGGAAGTTCGATGGCCATTTCATTGGCCAGGCAGGGCTGGCAGGTCGCACTTATCGATAAAGACTCGTTTCCTCGCCACAAAGCTTGTGGTGAGTTTCTGTCGCCTGAATCTATAGTGTCGTTAAAAGCACTTGAATTGGACAGTGTTATAGATGAGTTTAGACCACCCGTAATCACAACGGCATGCTTACATACGGAAAGCGTATCACTCAGTATTGCTTTACCTGGTACAGCTATCGGGTTGAGCCGTTACTCATTAGATTCCTGGCTACAGCAAAAAGCTTTTGAAATTGGGGTTCAAGTGTATACGGGGAGCACGGTGTCAGCGATCGTTGAGACTATTATTGGCTATGTTGTTGAAATCTCGTCCAAGGAGGGAAGAGTGCAGCTCTCTTCACGTACTGTGATTGCGGCGTGGGGTCGGCGCCCTTTGAACCGATTACAAGCTGCCAGTCAGAAATCTAGCAGCAGAACTTATATCGGTATTAAATCACACTTTACATGCTCTGATTGTGAGCCTATCGTCGATCTTTACTTTTTTCAAGGTGGCTATTTCGGCATTTCTCCCATAGAAGGAGGACGCTTGAATGTTGCAGCACTCCTGACACATGACACTTTTCATACACTCGGAAGCCCTAATTCCGTTCAAAGAATTATGGAATATGCTGCAAAGCAAATTCCCGCTCTTCATAGTAGGTTAGAGAGCATCGATCTTGTACCTGGAACACAAGCGGCTACGTCCCCAGTTATCATTCGTCCTCAGCCTATCGCATGGAATGAGATCGCATGTATTGGCGATGCGGTTGCGGTGATTCCACCTTTTTGCGGAGATGGAATGTCAATGGCGCTTCGTTCAGTTGAGCTATGTTCCCCCCTTGCTAACGCCTACCTCAGGGGAGATTGCACGAAAACAGAGTGGAGAAATACTTATACAGAGCAGATCAAGCATCAGTTTTCTAATCCCCTCAGATGGGGTCGCATCCTTGATCGCCTACTAACAAATCGTAAACTTTCTCCTATATTGCTCCGATTAGGAACATTTGCACCCGGGATAGCAGAAAAAATGGTTCGAGCGACTAGAGTACGCGGCTGA
- a CDS encoding MMPL family transporter, producing MTDGSYSQVQQILSQQFHMPEEPIILLFENDKEMPRRTFHSLIKRTLTQIERIGGVHVSSSPLEQKEMEKGNIAYALLSVPNSIQEKRQAIKQIREAISVDRKISIKLTGKPVIQEDVNRLSKYDLKRAERIGIPIAFIILVMTLGGLLSAIIPIVAGAMTVVIAMGIMDVIGDYGGVSLSVFVYSVIPMVGMAVCIDFALLMISRFKEENRHLPANEALLITMATSGRAIVISVGCVIMALLGTLYIRMPIFNTVTLGTLVVLTVSLMINLIFVPALLYRLRKQLYSSRKDKFKQKGRSLWMAFIYFIMRWPQASAILAIIILSVSLYPVLTMQIGIPGPESLPKNNEARIASEKLAKWFESPFVSNVWIIAKDKNQEIQQDILRTLEQDSRVIHVDAVRSYVNKETTFINVWLQGNESSREVREWILERSNQFAMLGVQIGGEPKYKQEIVDEVFYRLKYVLFIVICSNWIILTIAFRSLLIPLKAIVMNLVSIFASFGILTWIFQEGKLGMETSNIAIMIPIFIFGLTFGISMDYGIFLLSRIYEGYKNSLDNEHSIREGLAVSGKIITSAAAIMIAVTAPFALAEVSGVRQLGIGIAIAIFLDATIVRMVLVPALMKWFGKWNWWSPFNKKL from the coding sequence GTGACTGACGGGTCATATTCACAAGTTCAACAGATTCTATCCCAACAGTTTCATATGCCAGAAGAACCTATTATTCTTCTATTCGAGAATGATAAAGAAATGCCTAGACGTACATTTCATTCCTTGATCAAGCGAACTTTAACGCAGATAGAACGAATTGGAGGCGTTCATGTTTCATCCTCACCGCTTGAACAGAAGGAGATGGAGAAGGGCAATATTGCTTATGCTCTCCTTTCTGTACCTAACTCCATTCAGGAGAAGAGACAAGCCATAAAGCAAATACGTGAAGCGATTTCAGTAGATCGTAAAATCAGTATCAAACTTACTGGAAAGCCAGTCATACAAGAAGATGTGAACCGCTTAAGCAAGTACGACTTGAAGAGGGCAGAAAGAATCGGTATTCCCATTGCATTTATCATATTAGTAATGACTTTAGGAGGACTTTTATCTGCGATCATTCCCATTGTTGCTGGAGCAATGACTGTGGTCATCGCGATGGGAATCATGGATGTGATCGGGGATTACGGTGGCGTGTCTTTGTCCGTCTTTGTTTACAGTGTAATTCCAATGGTAGGGATGGCCGTATGCATCGATTTTGCTCTGCTAATGATCAGTAGGTTCAAGGAAGAAAATAGGCATTTACCCGCTAACGAAGCTCTACTAATAACGATGGCTACTTCAGGTAGAGCGATTGTCATTTCTGTAGGTTGCGTCATTATGGCATTACTTGGAACGCTATATATACGTATGCCCATCTTCAATACGGTTACACTTGGTACACTTGTTGTTCTTACCGTTTCACTGATGATCAATCTGATATTTGTTCCAGCTCTGCTCTATAGGCTTCGAAAACAGCTTTATTCCAGTCGAAAAGATAAATTTAAACAGAAGGGCAGAAGTCTATGGATGGCCTTCATTTACTTCATCATGAGATGGCCCCAAGCTTCTGCAATATTGGCGATAATAATTTTGTCGGTTAGCTTATATCCTGTTCTCACGATGCAAATTGGAATCCCTGGTCCAGAGTCGCTGCCCAAAAATAACGAAGCTCGTATTGCATCAGAAAAGCTAGCGAAGTGGTTTGAATCTCCGTTTGTTTCTAACGTATGGATAATCGCAAAGGATAAAAATCAAGAAATTCAACAAGACATCCTGCGCACTCTTGAGCAGGACTCCAGAGTTATTCATGTCGATGCAGTCAGGTCATATGTAAACAAGGAAACAACCTTCATTAATGTGTGGCTACAAGGAAATGAATCATCTAGAGAAGTGAGAGAATGGATTCTTGAACGATCAAACCAATTCGCCATGCTAGGCGTTCAAATAGGTGGGGAGCCGAAGTATAAACAGGAAATAGTTGATGAGGTTTTTTATCGATTGAAATATGTTCTATTTATCGTAATCTGCTCTAACTGGATCATATTGACTATCGCTTTTCGTTCATTGCTCATTCCATTGAAAGCGATCGTAATGAATCTAGTTAGCATATTCGCATCGTTTGGCATCCTTACGTGGATATTTCAAGAAGGCAAGTTAGGAATGGAGACTTCAAATATTGCGATTATGATTCCTATATTTATATTTGGTTTGACCTTCGGAATCAGTATGGATTATGGCATCTTTCTGCTATCTCGAATCTATGAGGGATATAAAAATTCATTAGATAACGAGCATTCGATTAGGGAAGGGCTCGCGGTTTCGGGGAAAATTATCACTTCAGCGGCAGCCATCATGATCGCAGTAACAGCCCCGTTTGCTCTAGCCGAAGTCTCAGGAGTAAGACAGCTTGGAATTGGCATCGCAATCGCAATATTTTTGGATGCTACAATCGTCCGTATGGTGTTAGTGCCTGCTTTAATGAAATGGTTTGGAAAGTGGAACTGGTGGTCGCCATTTAACAAAAAACTGTAA
- a CDS encoding DUF2935 domain-containing protein, translated as MSNEFVARSLEEVRFWSRIMKEHSLFLRLGFRCEDTQLINEANHFYSVFESIENRANAFTVGTDPHVIKRFNEEVHQAVSYIWVFKRKILRLIVTCQLPGANNFPLLVDHVSREANYFRNRLEELNLGRLEPLPDAIIDENVFFLKIMADHAKFISHLLDPSERKLVEQANHFSQEFDQLLFQAKDLESMRPQAQTVPLLDQFLDQNRVSVKSLRDFKKTARDLIEACKIKSIIHPLLADHVFREAEHFLFIIDMFDNSLTGNAVQNVNHQ; from the coding sequence GTGTCGAATGAGTTTGTGGCGCGTTCGTTAGAGGAAGTCCGATTTTGGTCAAGAATAATGAAGGAACACTCGTTATTTCTAAGATTAGGGTTTCGATGCGAGGATACACAATTAATTAATGAGGCTAATCATTTTTACTCGGTTTTTGAATCGATTGAGAACAGAGCTAACGCCTTCACGGTTGGAACCGATCCTCATGTGATTAAGAGATTTAACGAGGAAGTCCATCAAGCAGTATCATATATATGGGTGTTTAAGAGAAAAATTCTTAGATTAATTGTGACGTGCCAGCTTCCTGGAGCGAACAACTTCCCATTACTCGTTGACCATGTGAGTAGGGAGGCCAATTATTTCAGAAATCGATTGGAAGAGCTTAATCTCGGTAGGCTGGAACCATTGCCAGATGCGATCATTGATGAAAATGTCTTTTTCCTGAAAATAATGGCAGACCATGCGAAATTCATTAGTCATCTGCTTGATCCTTCCGAGCGAAAGCTGGTCGAACAGGCGAATCATTTCAGTCAAGAGTTCGATCAGCTATTGTTCCAAGCGAAAGACTTGGAATCGATGCGTCCGCAAGCACAAACTGTACCTTTGCTGGACCAGTTTCTTGATCAAAATAGAGTATCGGTTAAATCACTTCGCGATTTCAAGAAGACGGCTCGAGATTTGATCGAAGCCTGTAAAATTAAGAGTATTATTCACCCATTATTAGCGGATCATGTGTTTCGTGAAGCAGAACATTTCTTGTTTATCATCGATATGTTCGATAACAGCCTCACTGGAAATGCTGTGCAAAATGTAAATCACCAATAA
- a CDS encoding methyltransferase domain-containing protein, producing MDDFVVGGEPLRHALRQLRTLNRIFGASGPVLYGVKRLWKQSGTPGSLSILDVGSGSGDINRHLLKWADKQGVQLKVTLVDVTDEARAEAESLFRDDPRVEFVKQDLFFLGNLQVDVVTASQFIHHFPPERLPSIIMQMLTHSRIGVVINDINRHWIAWIAVWMTTRLMSRNRYIRHDGPLSVAKGFRRADFHKISNKLGITNMICSWRPLFRYAVMFPKQETGGQFDEN from the coding sequence ATGGATGATTTTGTAGTAGGTGGAGAACCGCTTCGACATGCTTTACGCCAGTTGCGGACATTAAACCGAATTTTCGGAGCTTCAGGTCCAGTATTATACGGAGTCAAGCGCCTTTGGAAGCAATCGGGAACACCTGGCAGCTTAAGCATTCTTGATGTTGGTTCGGGTTCTGGGGATATTAATCGACATCTACTGAAATGGGCTGACAAACAAGGTGTTCAACTCAAAGTGACTTTAGTGGATGTAACTGACGAAGCTCGAGCCGAGGCTGAGAGTCTCTTCCGAGATGATCCACGGGTCGAGTTTGTTAAACAAGATCTATTTTTCTTGGGTAACCTTCAAGTGGATGTCGTAACTGCCTCCCAATTCATTCATCATTTTCCGCCCGAGCGTTTGCCGTCCATCATTATGCAGATGCTGACTCATTCCCGAATTGGCGTAGTAATTAATGACATTAATCGTCATTGGATAGCGTGGATAGCCGTTTGGATGACAACCAGACTTATGTCCCGTAATCGTTATATTCGGCATGACGGTCCATTATCCGTAGCTAAAGGTTTTCGTCGTGCGGATTTCCACAAAATTTCCAACAAACTGGGAATAACGAATATGATCTGCAGCTGGAGACCGCTTTTTCGTTATGCCGTGATGTTTCCTAAACAAGAAACGGGAGGCCAGTTTGATGAGAACTGA